Proteins encoded in a region of the Populus nigra chromosome 3, ddPopNigr1.1, whole genome shotgun sequence genome:
- the LOC133689170 gene encoding cytochrome c oxidase subunit 6B-like protein new16, with product MAMETYASRNIDKIHTDVLSQSRQACYKARDAFFACLEKESDKKPTEIGSVGLQYPAECKKSRVEFEKNCRPAWVKHFDRLYCRNKTAQRLLEDKEIRRGPLSLPQPYTFKPTSSS from the exons TGGAAACCTATGCATCAAGAAATATTGACAAAATCCATACGGATGTCCTCTCCCAGTCAAGACAAGCTTGCTACAAG gCGCGAGATGCTTTTTTCGCATGTTTGGAGAAAGAGTCAGACAAGAAACCCACAGAAATCGGGTCTGTGGGGCTTCAATATCCAGCTGAATGTAAAAAATCAAGGGTTGAGTTTGAGAAGAACTGCAGACCTGCTTGG gtGAAGCATTTTGACAGGCTGTATTGCAGGAACAAGACAGCGCAGAGGTTGTTGGAAGATAAGGAAATCAGGAGAGGTCCGTTGTCCCTTCCTCAGCCTTACACTTTCAAGCCCACTTCTAGTTCTTAA